The genomic region TACAACCTGCGCGGCTGCCGCGTGTCGGAGCCGATCCGGCCGCCCTTCGGCCGGGGCTGCCGGATCGTGGAATGGGTCGATGACGAAGGGCGGATCGCGCGCCGCGTGGTGGCCGAGCACGTCACCGAGGCGGAGGTGGTCGAGACGATACGCCGGCCGCTCGACGGGCGTCGCTACCTGATGCACGACGACGAGCAGATGCCGCGCGAGACCCTGCCGCGCCGCTGACCACGCGCCGGCCTGCGGGCGGGCGCGCCGCG from Burkholderia glumae LMG 2196 = ATCC 33617 harbors:
- a CDS encoding DUF2866 domain-containing protein, producing the protein MKQSQQAVGQHLYNLRGCRVSEPIRPPFGRGCRIVEWVDDEGRIARRVVAEHVTEAEVVETIRRPLDGRRYLMHDDEQMPRETLPRR